From a region of the Pseudanabaena sp. ABRG5-3 genome:
- a CDS encoding chromate transporter, which yields MPEYTKQDSGLENSLDDQVQETQLAKKPSLWDLAIVFSKLGTIAFGGPAAHIAQIDLEVVQNRRWLSRDKLLDMLSISNLIPGPNSTELAIHVGLEQAGWQGAIVAGACFIIPAMLLVWGLAIIYMEYQTVPAVGWLLYGVKPVIIAIIVQALWKLGKSALKNIPTWCIGIFVLGLYFLKINEIVLMLGAGVAVSLVSNLSKENSKSFSIFLFPFSSFPLGAIATEAHSKTWTAVFLSFLKIGAVLYGGGYVLLAFVQQEFVDRTHWLTSQQLLDAVAIGQFTPGPVLTTATFIGYILAGHLGAIAATIGIFLPAFILVPAINPFVSQLRKSPWTAGFLDGVNAASIGLMAAVAWELGRGTLIDIWTVVVAIASLAILLKFPKINSAWLVIAGGAIGWLLKFNQ from the coding sequence ATGCCTGAGTATACAAAACAAGATTCAGGGCTAGAAAATTCCTTGGATGATCAAGTTCAGGAAACTCAGTTAGCTAAAAAACCTTCCCTATGGGATTTAGCGATAGTCTTTAGCAAGTTGGGGACGATCGCCTTCGGAGGTCCTGCTGCCCATATTGCTCAGATTGATTTAGAGGTAGTCCAAAATCGTCGCTGGCTCAGTCGAGACAAGCTATTGGACATGTTAAGTATTAGCAATTTAATCCCTGGACCAAACTCAACGGAGTTAGCAATCCATGTGGGTTTAGAACAAGCAGGATGGCAAGGGGCAATCGTAGCGGGAGCTTGCTTTATCATTCCTGCGATGCTGTTGGTATGGGGATTAGCAATTATTTATATGGAATACCAAACAGTTCCTGCGGTTGGTTGGCTGCTGTATGGAGTCAAACCTGTAATTATTGCGATTATTGTTCAAGCGCTATGGAAGCTAGGAAAATCAGCATTAAAAAACATCCCAACTTGGTGCATAGGAATTTTCGTTTTAGGTTTATATTTTCTCAAAATCAATGAAATTGTGCTGATGCTAGGGGCAGGTGTTGCTGTTAGTCTAGTAAGTAATTTATCTAAAGAAAATTCTAAATCCTTCTCAATCTTCCTTTTTCCCTTTTCCTCTTTTCCCTTAGGAGCGATCGCTACTGAAGCCCATTCTAAAACTTGGACAGCCGTATTTCTCAGCTTTCTCAAAATTGGCGCTGTTCTCTATGGTGGTGGTTATGTATTGTTAGCCTTTGTGCAGCAAGAGTTTGTCGATCGCACCCATTGGCTAACTTCACAACAGTTACTCGATGCTGTGGCGATCGGGCAATTTACCCCCGGTCCAGTATTAACCACAGCTACGTTTATCGGTTACATCTTGGCAGGGCATTTGGGCGCGATCGCGGCAACGATTGGAATTTTTTTGCCCGCATTTATTCTCGTTCCTGCCATCAATCCCTTTGTCTCCCAACTACGCAAATCTCCTTGGACAGCAGGTTTCTTAGATGGAGTGAATGCAGCTTCCATTGGTTTGATGGCAGCCGTAGCTTGGGAGCTAGGACGTGGCACTTTGATTGATATTTGGACAGTTGTAGTTGCGATCGCCAGTCTTGCTATTCTTCTCAAGTTCCCCAAAATCAATTCAGCTTGGCTAGTAATTGCTGGCGGTGCGATCGGTTGGCTGCTTAAATTTAATCAATAA
- a CDS encoding gamma-glutamylcyclotransferase family protein, producing the protein MVDSLKSQQIQQLQTSASPDSELCRQSEPMFYYFAYGSCMCPVDLKRTLGEPTHNYVVGVARLSGYKLGFYYRSPHRGCGCLDIVKDPNSYVEGVLYCLPMRLSDRLDIREDVSHGGYQHELITVTVDDKVYPNVRTYSVVNKLARELAPNDWYSNVVLRGASTCGLTEKYFWQLFYHIYKLQSYNYQECG; encoded by the coding sequence ATGGTAGATTCGCTTAAATCACAGCAGATACAACAGTTACAGACTTCAGCAAGTCCTGATTCGGAGTTATGTCGTCAATCTGAGCCGATGTTTTACTACTTTGCTTACGGTTCCTGTATGTGTCCTGTGGATTTAAAGAGAACTCTGGGTGAGCCAACCCATAACTATGTTGTTGGTGTGGCGCGTTTAAGTGGTTATAAACTTGGTTTTTACTATCGATCGCCTCATCGTGGTTGTGGTTGCTTAGATATTGTTAAAGATCCCAATTCCTATGTAGAAGGGGTTTTATATTGCTTACCGATGCGTCTAAGCGATCGCTTGGATATTCGTGAAGATGTATCGCACGGTGGCTATCAACATGAGTTGATCACTGTCACTGTTGATGACAAGGTTTATCCAAATGTGAGAACCTATAGCGTTGTTAATAAGCTTGCTCGCGAACTTGCGCCGAATGATTGGTATTCCAATGTGGTACTGCGTGGTGCATCTACTTGCGGCTTGACCGAGAAGTACTTTTGGCAATTGTTCTATCACATTTACAAGTTACAGTCCTATAACTATCAAGAATGTGGCTAA